The DNA segment AATGCGCTGCCGCCGGGCCAGTTGAAGAGCTCGGTGATGGTGCGGACGACCAGGATGGGGACCGTGATCACGGTAAATCCGCCGAGCAGCGACGGGATGACATAGGAACTAATCGCGAGCACGAAGACCAGGATCGTCCCGGCCGCCAGCCCGGGCAGGCTGAGCGGGAACGTCACCCGCCAAAACGTGCGCCAGGCACCCGCGCCGAGCGAGCGTGCCTCCAGCTCGAGTTCGGGGTCGATCCCCTGGATCGATCCCGCCAGCGAGAGCACCATGAACGGGATGAACACGTGGACCAAGCCGATCAGGACGCCGGTCTGATTGTACATCAGCGGGGCCCGCCGCATCCCCACCGCGTGGAGCAGTTGGTTGATCAGGCCGGTGTCCTGCAGCAAGATCATCCAGCCGTAGGTGCGGATCAGCACCCCGACGAGGAGCGGGGAAATCACCAGAATCATGAAGAGCCCCTTCATCCGGCGCGGCGTCCGGGCGAGATGGTAGGCCAGCGGATAGGCCAGCACTACGCTCAGCCCCGTGGTCACCACCCCCAACCAGAGGCTGCGCCAGACGACCTGCCAGGTAAACGGATCGTGCACGATGTGGCCGTAGTTGGCGAGGGTGAACACGCGCAGGTAAGGTGCCTGATGGCTCGGCGTGAACACGCTGATCAGGAGCAGATTGAGGTAGGGGGCGACGAAGAACACCAGCATCAGCCCGAGCGCCGGGAGGATCAGCAGGGCCTGGCCCGAGATCCGGCCGCCCGGGGACGCTCCTGCCGGACCGGGCGCCGCAGCGGGCATCGCCTACCCCCGCCCCCCGGGGAGGGTCCACCCGGAAGACGCATCGAAGGCCACGGTGACCTCATCGGCCATTTGGTGCACGGCATGGACGCCACCCTGCACGCGGAGCAAGGTCCCCGCGCCGACGTCCACGCGGTAGTCGAAGAAGCTGCCCAGGAAGATGCGCTCGCGGATGATCCCCCGGAGGCGGTTGACGCCGTCGCCCGCCACCGCCGCCTCCCGCCGGCCGAGCTCGATGTTCTCGGGCCGGATGCTCAGCACCGCCTCCATGCCGCCGCCGAGGTCCTCCGGCCCCCGCGCCCGCAGCCGGCCGATGCTCGTCTCCAGCACGACGTCGTCGCCCGCGCGCGCCGCCACCCGCCCCGGGATCAGGTTGGTCAGCCCGATGAAGGACGCCACCCGAGCCGTGCGCGGACGTCGGTAGACGATCTCCGGCGCGTCAAACTGCTGGAGGACCCCGTCCATCAGCACCGCGACGCGGTCCGCCAGCACCAGCGCCTCCGACTGATCGTGCGTCACGTACAGGGTGGTGATGTGAAATTCTCGCTGAAGAGATCTGATGTAGAAACGCATTTCCTCGCGCAGCTTGGCATCCAGATTGGCCAAGGGCTCGTCCAGCAGCAGGACGCTGGGGTTGATCACGAGGGCGCGGGCCAGGGCGGTGCGCTGCTGCTGGCCCCCGGACAGCTGACGCGGGTAGCGCTTCCCCAGGCCCCCCAGACCGACCTTGTCGAGGATCTCCGCGACCATGCGGTCGATGTCGGCACGCCGGACGCCCTGCATCTCCAGGCCGAAGGCGATGTTCTGGTGGACCGTCAGGTGTGGAAAGAGGGCGTAGTTCTGAAACACCATCCCGCAGCTGCGCTTCTCGGGAGGGGCTTCGGTGACGTCCCGATCGCCCAGGAGGACCCGCCCGTGGGAGGGCGTCTCAAACCCGGCGATCATCCGAAGCGTGGTGGTCTTCCCGCAACCCGACGGGCCGAGCAGGGCCACCAGCTCGCCGGAGGCGAACGTCAGCGTCAGTTCATTGACGGCCACAACATTGCCAAAGCGCTTGGTGAGCCCTCGAAGACTGATCTCCGCCATGCCGGCTGAGCCGGATCGCTAGCAGTGCCCGCCGACCTGGTGGTTCCAGGCGTCCGCCATCCCCTCCCGTGCCCCCGAACTGTTCAGCCACACGTAGTCCCAACGCGGGATCTTGCCGAGCTGGGCCGGCGTCACCGGGATCAGCTTGGCCGCGTCGGGGCTGATGTTCACCTGCGTGTTGGCCGGGGTCCAGTAGAACTTCTCCGCCCACTTCTTCTGCACGGGCGCGCTGAGCCAGTAGTTGATGAAGGCGTAGCCGAGCTCCTTCACCTTGCTCCCCGCGCAGACGTTCATGTCCTGCTCGAACATCCCGCAGTAGCCTTCCTTGGGCAGGACCCAGGCCACGGGTAGCCCCTTCGCCTTTAAGAAGGACCAATCGGGCGCATCGATCAGGCCGACGGACGTTTCGCCCTGGGTCAACATCGTCTGCTCTGTGCCGCTGAAGTCAACCTGCCGGGCCGCGCAGAGGTGCTTGGCGATCCAGTCGATCGCCGGCTTCCAGTTCTTGTAGCTGCCGGTCAACACCTGAGCCATCTTCATCACGTGCTGGGGCTCACCGGAGTTCCCGATGTTGAAGATCGTCGTTTTGGTTCCGTACTTGCCGAGGTCGAACCACGAGGTTGGTGCATCCTGCACCATGTCGGTCCGGTACGTGATCCCCAGCGCCCCGACCAGGCCCAACACTCCCACGTCGTTCGGTTGGCGCAGCGCTTTGGGGACGAACTTCAGGTTGGGCACCTGGTCCGGCGGCAGCGGGGCGAAATACCCTTCCGCCCGCAACTGCGCCAGGTAGGTCTCGTTCGTGACAAACACGTCGTACGGGGGGCGGTCCTTGCCGGCCGCCTGCATCTTCGCAAACCAGTCCTTGGCGAGCCCAATCGCCAGTTCGACCTTGGCCCCCGTCTCCGCCTCGAACTGCGGGATGTGCTCGTTCAACATGAAATCCTGCCACGTCCCCCCGTAGCTGGTGACGACGAGCGTTTGTCCCTTGAAACTCTGGGCCGCGGCCGCAGCGGGCGTCGGGCTCAGGGCGCGGACCGCCGCGGACGCCGCCGGCACGCTCAGGCCGAGCAGGGCCAACCGACCGATCGCGGCACGGCGGCTGAGCCGTCCGCGCTTCGCCGAGGCGACGAGCCTCTCCACCGCGGGATCCCGGACCAGTTCATGCGCGTTCATCGTTGCGCCCCCTCGGAGTGCCTCGATTCCCCCCGCACCGCGCGGACCAAGCCGGCCGGCGGGGCGATGCGGTCGTTGGCGACGGTAACTTTGGCCCGCGGGGGGGATTTTCCTTCAGGACAGGCGGCGGACGAGGGACCGTCAGCGCCGCAGCGCGGCGAAGAACCCGCGGAGCAGCGCGCCGCACTCCGCCTCACGCACGCCCCCGAACACTTCCACGGCATGGTTGAACCGGGAATCGCGCAAGAGGTCAACGACGCTGCCGGCTCCCCCGGCCTTCGGATCGGGGGCGCCGTAGACGAGGCGAGGCAGTCGGGCCTGCACGAGCGCCCCGGCGCACATCACGCAGGGCTCGAGTGTGACGTACAGCGTGCACCCCAGCAATCGCCATCCGCCTAGGATCTTCGCGGCCTGGCGCACGGCGTTGAGTTCGGCATGTGCGGTGGGATCCCGCAGTACCTCGCGGCGGTTGCGGCCGCGGGCGATCACCCGCCCTTCCCGCACGACGACCGCTCCGATCGGAACATCGCTGAGGCGCGCGGCGGCCTCGGCCTCGGTGAGGGCCTCGCCCATGAACGCCAGATCGGCGGAGCTTGGAGGCGAGGGAGTCACTCGCTTGGGGGCATGGGGGCGCCTTCGGCGGGGAGATGCAGGGTCTGCAGCGCGTTGAGGATCCCCGCCGCCGTTCCGGCGATCTTGCGGGGACGGTCGCCGTCGACGAGCTCATCCTCTTTGAGCATGATGCTGGACTGCACCCGGGCGCTGTACACCGGAGGGGCGTCTTCGGTCGAGAAGTGCTGCTGAAGGCTGATGCTCGGCACTCCGGGATCGTCCGACGCGGGCACGATCGCGCGGCGCAGCGCCACGACGTCGGGGGGGACGAGGAGGCGGTCCATCATGATTTCCATCACCAGCTCGCCGAAGACTTGAACTTCTTCATGCACCGTCTTGGAGAACTCTACCCCCTCATCGTACTCGGCGATGTGCCGGCCGAACGACAACGCGTCGACGAGGAACCGCAGCTCCGCCCACGGCCAGGCGAAGGTCCGGGGAGTGTCGACCGACGGCTCGCTCTCAAGATGCACGACGTAGCGATACTCACGACTCATGTGGTCCACGTCGACCAGGAAGGCGTACCCGGAGACGATCAGGTGGTGATCCTCCAACGCCTCGGTCAAACGCCCGGCAAACTCGTGGAACGGATCGTGGTAATCAAGCCTGCCGGACATGGGTTACCTGGGGTGAGCGGGAGTGGGCGACGCGGCTCCGCTCGCGGCTTCGCGCATGCCGTGCACTTGGCCCTGGCAAGCCCGCAGGAGCACCCGCGGCAGGCTGTCAACGAACACGGTCACCCCCAACGTCCGGTAGGTCCGCACATCCTCCGGGGTCAGCGCTAGAATGCCGACCGGGACCCCCGCGGCGCGGCCGGCCCCGATGATGCGCCGGATCGCCGCCTGGATGTCGGGGTGTGTCGGGGTCCCCGGATGCCCCAGGCTTTGCGAGAGATCCGAGGGGCCGATGAACAGCACGTCGACGCCCGGCACCCGCGCGATCGCCTCCACGGCCTCGAAGCCGCGCCGGGTCTCGATCTGGAGCACGCTGATCGTGGTCGCGTTGCTGTTGGCAATATGGTCCGACATCGAAACCTTTCCCCACAACGCCGCCGCAGTCGCACCGGCCAACGACCGCGTCCCAGCCGGAGCGTACTTGGTCGCGGTCACGACCGCCGCGGCCTGCTCGGGGGTATCGACCTGGGGAACCATCACCCCCACGCAGCCGACGTCGAGGGCCCGCAGGATCGTCTTCGGGTGACCCTCCGGGACGCGAGCCAGCGGGACGACGTTCACCGCGCGGCAGGCGCGCACCAATCCCCCCAGGACATCGACCGTGACCGGCCCGTGCTCCATGTCCAGCAGGAGAAAATCATAGCCGGCGAGTCCGGCGACTTCCGCGACCTCCGGCGACGGCAGGGGCAGAATGGTGCCGAGCACCGTCTCCCCGCCATGGACCCGCTCCTTGAATGAGTTCGTGGTCATCGCACGCTCCCATATGTCGAGCACCGCCCGGAAGAGTTCCATCCGGGTTGGTGAAATTCCCTTGTCACAGGTGGGTTCAGGACTTACCGATCAGCACGCCCGCGACGAACACGAGCCCGCCCCCGACGATAACCTGGAGGAACGAGAGCCAGAAGCTCATGCCGAAATAGCGGTTGCGGATAATCGCGATCAACACCAGCTCGATCCCGACCACGAAGTAGGCCACGACCAGCGCGAGCCCGAGGTGGGCAATCAGGAATGGCAGCGTGTGCATCAGGCCGCCGATCAGCGTCGCGATCCCCGTAATCGTGCCTCGGATCAACGGGTGCCCACGGCCGGTGAGCTTTCCGGTGTCGGACAGCGCTTCGGCGAACCCCATGCTGATGGCCGCGCCGATCGCCGCCGCGCCGCCGACCAGAAACGCGGTGTGGGGGTTCTGCGTCGCAAACGCGGTCGCGAACAGCGGTGCGAGCGTCGAGATCGACCCGTCCATCAACCCCAGGAGCGCGGGCTGCACCACTTTGAGCAGGTATCCCGACCCCTGCGCCTCGCGGTCCCCGGCGATGTCGCCGAAGACCTGGCGGCCGGCCTCGCGCATCTGGGCGTGGAACCCCTCAGGACCGGGCATCACGCCCCCTTCCGCGCCGCGTCGATCGCTGGCAGCCGGGGCAGAAACCGTGCAGCTCAAACCGCACCGCGGCCACCAAGAATCTCGCCCGCGACGCCGCTCGATGCTGCACCGCTTCAAGCTCCACATCGGGTACGTCGGTGATCCGGCCGCACCGCTGGCAGACCAAATTGACGTGCGTGCCCGCCCGCCCATCATAGCGGCGGACGGCGCCGCTCACCTCCTGGATAAACCCGAGGCGCGCGAATAGGTCCAGTGCGCTGTACACCGTGGCCGCGCTGAGTCCGGGGAACCGCCGTCGAACCTCCTGGTGGACCGCCGCCACGCTCGGATGGCTGGTTCGCCCCACGACCGCCTCGTAAATCGCCATGCGCTGGGGCGTCAGCCGCCCCCCCCGGCCGGCGAGCCGGTCGTGGAGAGCGGTCCAGGCGGGCGATTTCGTCTGAATCGAATCCTTCTTTATAACCATTATGGACAACAGTCTATGGGGCGAATCGACCCGTGTCAATCAAGATCCAACTCAGGGCCCCAAGAGGGGCGGGCTCCGAAAACCGCCAATAGGTCATTGGGGGGTGACGGATGCGGCTCATCACATTTGCGGCGCGAGGCGAGACGACGTTGGGGGTAGAGGAGGGAGAGTGGGCAATCGACCTCGCCCGCGCCGGACGGGCGTACGTTCGTGCCCGCGGCCACTCGCGCGAGGTCGCGGGGGGGTGCGCCCTGCTCCCGCCGTCGATGACGCCCTTCCTCGGCGGTGGGGACGAGGCGATCGCGATCGCCTCGGAGGTCGTCGCGCACATTCGCGAAGCGCTGGGGACCCCACGCGAGGTCGCGCGGCTTCAGCAGGAGGGGATCGTGTGGAACCTGGCGGACATCCAGCGATGCCCCCCGGTGCCCGCCCCTCCCAAGATCCTTTGCGTCGGCCGCAACTACGCCGAGCATGCGCGCGAAGGCGGCAGCGAACCGCCGGAGTTCCCCATCTTCTTCGGCCGGTTCCCCCACAGCCTCCTCGCGCCGGGGGCACCGTATGTCCTGCCGCGGGTCAGCCCGCAGGTCGATTTCGAGGGTGAGCTCGTTGCCGTGATCGGCACCGGCGGTCGCGATATCCCCGAGGCGCGAGCGCTCGACCACGTGGCCGGCTACACGATCTTCAACGATCTCTCCATCAGGGATTTCCAGCGGCGGACCTCACAGTGGATGCTCGGCAAGAACTTCGATCGCAGCGGGCCGCTCGGCCCGGCGCTGGTCACCCGCGACGAGATCCCGGATCCCCAGGCCCTCTCGCTCACCGTCGATGTGAGCGGCGAACGGATGCAGGAGGCGCACACCGGGATGATGATCTTCTCCGTCGCCCACCTGATCGCGTACGTCTCCGGCGCGCTGAGCCTGGAGCCGGGCGACCTGATCGCCACGGGCACCCCCGGTGGGGTCGGGTTTGCCCGGAAGCCCCCGCGCTGGCTCCGCGCCGGCGACACGGTCCGCGTCGCGATCACCGGACTCGGCGCGCTCGAGACCCCGATCGTCGCGGCGCCACCCGAGTGAACGGGCCCCGGTGCCGCTTGGGAACCAACCGAGACCAACCGAGGAGGACGGGTGTGAAACGAATCGCTGTACTCACCGGCGGCGGGGATGTCCCCGGTCTCAACCCCGCCATCCGGGCCGTCGTCAGGCGGGCCGGAGAGGCGGGGCTTGAGGTCCTGGGCGTGCGCGACGGCTGGCAGGGCCTGATCGCGGACGACACGGTCCCGCTCTCGCGCGATGCGGTCTCCGGGATCCTGCCCAAGGGTGGGACGATCTTGGGAACGTCTCGGACCAACCCGCTCAAGGTCGCCGATGGTGTCTCCCGGATCAAGGCGACGACCGCCCGACACGGGATCGACGCGGTCGTGGCGATCGGGGGGGACGATACCCTGGGGGCGGCGGCGCATCTGACGCGCGCGGCGATCGCGATCGTCGGGATTCCGAAGACGATGGACAACGATGTGTGGGGGACCGACGCGACGATCGGGTTCGACACCGCCGTGAATACGGTCATGGAAGCGATCGACCGGGTGCACTCGACGACCGAATCGCATCACCGCATCATGGTCGTGGAGGTGATGGGACGGGACGCCGGGTGGGTAGCGGCCCTGGGGGGATTGGCCGGCGGCGCGGACGTGATCCTTGTCCCCGAGGCCCCGTTTGACATCGATGAGATCTGCGCAACGCTCCGGCGCCGCCACGGCACGGGCAGGCGGTTCAGCATCGTCGTCGCCGCCGAAGGCGCCACCCCCAAAGGGGGCGGAAGCCAGCAGACGGTGCAGGGGACACAGGTCGATGCCTTCGGCCACCCGCAGCTCGGGGGGATCGGCGCCGCCCTCGCCGGCGAGATCGGGCGGCGTCTGAAGATCGAGACGCGGTCAACCGCGCTCGGTCACGTCCAACGCGGGGGCTCGCCCTCGGCGTTCGACCGCGTACTCGCCACGCGGTTCGGCATCGCGGCCGTCGAGGCGCTCGCCGCGGGCCGGACCGGGGTGATGGTGGCCCTCCGGGGTCCCGCGATCGTCACGGTCCCTCTGGATGAGGTGATCAAGGGAACCCGCACCCTTGACCCTGCCATCGCCGCGATGATCCGCCTGTTCTGGTAACTCCCGGAGACCTACGCGCCCGACTCGACGATGGCCCGGCCGATTTCCTCGATCGCCCCCCGGCCGTCGGCCGAGGCGGCGAGATCGTTGGTGAAGACGGCGGCGATCACGGGCCCGCCGGGCAAAAAAAATGATACCCGCGTCATTCATCACCCCAGGAAGGCTCCCCGTCTTATGCGCGATCTCGACGCCCTCCGGCAGCCGGGCGGGCAGGCGTTCCCGCTCCTGTTGGGCCTTCAGGATCCCGAGAAGCACGGCGGTGGTCCGCGGCGTGGCCAGATCGCCCCGGAGTAGGCGCACGAACAAATCCGCCGTCTCCTCCGGGGTCAAGGTGTTGTCCAATCCCCGGCCGCGGGCGTCCGCGTCCATCATCCGCCGGCGGAGTGCGGCGCCCGGCCAGCCGGCGCGCGTAAGATGCGCGTTGATCTGCTCCATGCCGACGAAATCGATGATCAGGTTGGTCGCACGGTTGTCGCTGACGATGATCATCAGCGTCGCCAGGTCGAGAAACGTATAGGGCAAGGGGGACAGATACTGGATCACCCCGCTCCCGCCCGCGCCCTCGCGGCGGGGGGCCGGCACCTCATCCCACCGAAACCGACCGGCATCAACCTCGGCGGCGAGCGCGACGGCACGGGCACCTTGATCACGCTGGCGCCAGGGCAGCATCCTCGTCGTCGCGGTCCTCGCCACCCTCGTGCAGCTGGCGGTGGATCTGGTCTACGCGCTCATGGACCCGCGGATCCGCTTCTCGTGACCCGCCGGTCCCGGCTCTTTTTGCGGCACCGGCTCGGGGTCGTGGGGGCCCTCCTCGCCGTGCTGCTGCTCCTCGTTGCGCTCGGCGCCCCGTGGCTGGCGCGCGAAGACCCCCTCGGGATGCGCATGACGGAAACGCTCGAACCTCCCTCGGCTCAGCACTGGTTCGGCACCGATCAGTTCGGTCGCGACGTCTGGGCGCGGGTCGTCTACGGCGCCCGCCTGTCGTTCACCGTCGGCTGCGTGTCGATGCTCCTTGCCACCGCGGTGGGGATGCCGCTCGGGGCGGCGGCGGGGTACCTCGGCGGCGCCGCGGACGCCGTGACGATGCGCCTCATGGATGCCATCCTCGCGTTCCCGGCGATCTTGCTCGCGATCGGACTGGTCGCCGCGCTGGGCCCGGGCACCGGCAGCGGGATCATCGCGATCGGCATCGTCTACATCCCCGTCCTGGCCCGGGTGACGCGGGGGGCGGTGCTGGCGCGGCGCGGGGAGGAATACGTGGATGCCGCCCGAGCCATCGGCGAGACCGACTGGGGAATCCTTCGCCGACACGTGCTTCCGAACTCGATCGCGCCGATTCTGATCCAGGGCACGGTCGGCTTCGCCAGCGCCGTCGTGATCGAGGCGGGCCTCTCGTTCCTGGGAGCCGGCACGCCGCCCCCGACGCCGAGCTGGGGCAGCATGCTCAACGAGGCCCGGCAGTTCATGGTCGTGGCCCCTCACGTGGCGATCTTCCCGGGGGCGGCGATCTCGCTGGCGGTGCTGGGGTTCAACCTGCTCGGCGACGGGCTACGCGACGTGCTGGATCCGCGGCTCGACGCCTAACGGCACCGACCCCTCGGGGTAGCGCGAACGCTGATCGTGATTCGGGGTGGGGGCACTCATGGATGGAGCCGGACACGCCACCGACCGCGCCGGGACGCCGTTGGCCGCCGTTTTTGGATCTTGCCGATGCCCTACTTGCGGGTGGCCACGACTTCGAGATACGCGCTCGGTGCGACGAGGGTCCCGTCCCCGGACCGATTCCCGCGCCGCATCAGATCGGTTAATGCGCGCGCGAGCGCCTCTTGCCCCGACGGCGCGAGGGCGTCGAACGCCGTCGCCATCGGGCCGAGGTATTTCCGGTTGAATTCCGCCCACCGCTCGACCGAGCGGTGCCGGATCCTGGTGCTCCGCTCGGTCACCTGGAGCGAGACCACATCGCCGCCGAAGAGTTCGCGCAGCCGCTCCATCGTCCCCCACAAGGTGGGCGGCCGGATCCCGGGAGACGCGGGAACAAACTGAGCGCGCGTTTGGAACACTTGTCCGATCAGCCCGTCGGGCGTCCAGTTCGCCATACCGATCTTGCCGCCGGGGCGGCAGACCCGGAGGAGTTCCCGCGCCACCTTTTCCTGCTCGGGGGCAAACATCGCCCCGAAGGTCGACAACACCGTGTCGAACGCCGCGTCGGGGAATACCAATGCTTCTGCGGTCCCCTCTTGGAACGTGATCGTGAGGCGCTCCGCGACGGCCCGCTCCCGCCCCCGCTCCAGCAACGCGGGCACGAAGTCGATGCCGGTCACCTCTCCGCCGCGCCGCGCGGCGGCCAGGGCGGTATTTCCGCTCCCGGTGGCGACGTCGAGCACGCGCTGGCCGGGATGGATATCCACCGCTTCGCAGAGCAGCTCTCCGACGATAAGTTGCTGCGTGGCGATGATCGAGAAATCGCCGGCCGCCCACGCCTGCTGCTGCCGCCGCTTGATCGACTCCAAATCGGTCATCGCGTCCTCCGCGCCCGGCCGTCGGAGCCGACCACCACACCGTAGGCCGCCGCCCCCGCGGAGGTCACATAACCTTCGTCGAGATCGGCCTGCACGCGCTCCAGGGGCCGTTCGGTGGGAGCCCCATACCCGCTGCCGCCCGCGATCTCGATCGTCGCGGATTGTGCGGGGTGACGCAATTCGGCGAGGCTGACCGTTGCCCCCCCTTCCAGGACCTCTTGGCCGTCCGTGACGTATGCCCGCGCCCTGGCCCCTGACAGTCCGCCGTCGAGGCCGGCAGGTGCGGTCAGCATCCCGTGCGGATGGAGATCGACGAGTGCGGGGATGCCGTCGTCGGCGAGTTTTCGAACGCGCACACGCTGGCCCAACCCGCCGCGGTGCCGTCCCGGGCCGCCCGAGTCGGGAAGGAGCTCCTTGCCCTCCACCACCAGCGGCGTCCGGCTCTCGAACATCTCCACCGACACGTTGCCCGCGGAGGTCGGATAGAGGAGCGCCGACACCCCATCGCCGTGGGCGCTCGCGCCCTGGCCGCCCCCCTGGAAGAGGTGATCGTTGTACACGCGTCCGGCCGGGTCCCGCCCGTAGGCCCCCATCCCCATCGGCAGCCCCGTGAACGCCTGCACCCGGTCGGGAAGCACTCCGGCCAGGGCCCTGAAGACCGCCGGCCCGCAGTACCACCCGGTCTGGGTCCGCTGGTTGACGGAGGCGGGGTACTGGCAGTTGAGGATCGTCCCCTCCGGCACCGTGACGTGCAAGGGCCGGAAGCAGCCGGCGTTCGACGGGATCTCCGGCGTGAGGATCGACTTCAGCACATAGGTCGTGTGCGCCGCGGTGTAGTGGTAGGTGCAGTTGATGCCCCCGCGGGACACCTGCGGGGGCGCCCCGGTCCAGTCGACGGTCATCTCGTCACCGGCGACCGTGACCGCGCACGGCAGGACCAACGGCTCGCCAAGCCCGTCGAAGGCGACCTCACTGCGGTACGTCCCCTCCGGCAGTGCGCGGATCGCCTCCCGCATCGCGCGCTCCGCCCGCTCCTGGACGACGTGGGCCAGCGGGGTCATCGAGCTCAGCCGGTATTCGTCCATAAAGGCCACCAGCCGGTCGGCGCCCACTTGGTTGCTGGAGACCTGGGCTTGAATGTCGCCGATCACCATCTCGCCGCGGCGGACGTTTGTCTGGATCATCGCCACCAGGTCCGCGTTGAGGATGCCGCGGCGGTAGAGTTTGAGCGGAGGGATCTGCAGCCCTTCCTCGTAGATCTCGCGGGCGCTCATCGAGTCGCGCGTGCCGCCGATGTCGGAGCAGTGGCCGATCGACCCGACCAGCCCGACCAGCTCGCCGCGGCGGAAGACGGGGGTGACGGCCGCCAGATCGAAGAGGTGCCCGGCGCAAATCCAGGGATCGTTGGTGACGAGCACGTCGCCCGGCTCCAGCGTCTCGCGCGGAAACACGGTGAGGAGGCGGCGCACCGCGAGGGGAAGGGTCAAGTTGAACACCGGCATCGATCGCGGGGAGTGCGCGATGGACTGAGCGTCGGGGTCGAACAACTCGCAGCCGAAGTCCTGCGCCTCGCCGATGATCAGGCTGAACGCCGTCCGCCAGATCGTGATCCAGCACTCCTCCGCGATATTGATCAGGCGGCTCCACATGATCTCAAGCGAGACCGGGTCGAGGCCCGCGTTCATGTCAACGCCACCGTGATGATCAGGTTGTGGTGCGT comes from the bacterium genome and includes:
- a CDS encoding class I SAM-dependent methyltransferase, with the translated sequence MTDLESIKRRQQQAWAAGDFSIIATQQLIVGELLCEAVDIHPGQRVLDVATGSGNTALAAARRGGEVTGIDFVPALLERGRERAVAERLTITFQEGTAEALVFPDAAFDTVLSTFGAMFAPEQEKVARELLRVCRPGGKIGMANWTPDGLIGQVFQTRAQFVPASPGIRPPTLWGTMERLRELFGGDVVSLQVTERSTRIRHRSVERWAEFNRKYLGPMATAFDALAPSGQEALARALTDLMRRGNRSGDGTLVAPSAYLEVVATRK
- a CDS encoding hydantoinase B/oxoprolinase family protein; this translates as MNAGLDPVSLEIMWSRLINIAEECWITIWRTAFSLIIGEAQDFGCELFDPDAQSIAHSPRSMPVFNLTLPLAVRRLLTVFPRETLEPGDVLVTNDPWICAGHLFDLAAVTPVFRRGELVGLVGSIGHCSDIGGTRDSMSAREIYEEGLQIPPLKLYRRGILNADLVAMIQTNVRRGEMVIGDIQAQVSSNQVGADRLVAFMDEYRLSSMTPLAHVVQERAERAMREAIRALPEGTYRSEVAFDGLGEPLVLPCAVTVAGDEMTVDWTGAPPQVSRGGINCTYHYTAAHTTYVLKSILTPEIPSNAGCFRPLHVTVPEGTILNCQYPASVNQRTQTGWYCGPAVFRALAGVLPDRVQAFTGLPMGMGAYGRDPAGRVYNDHLFQGGGQGASAHGDGVSALLYPTSAGNVSVEMFESRTPLVVEGKELLPDSGGPGRHRGGLGQRVRVRKLADDGIPALVDLHPHGMLTAPAGLDGGLSGARARAYVTDGQEVLEGGATVSLAELRHPAQSATIEIAGGSGYGAPTERPLERVQADLDEGYVTSAGAAAYGVVVGSDGRARRTR